The segment TGGAAGTGAACACGGAAACGGGCGAGGCGAAAATCCTCCGCTTCGTATCCGCCAACGACAGCGGCCGCGTGATGGACAGGCTGACCTACGACAATCAGGTGATCGGCGGGATCACCATGGGCATCGGTCTCGCCATGACCGAAGAACGGATCTTAGACAAGAACCAGACGGGAAAACTCGTTAATCGGAACTGGCACGACTACAAACTCCCTACGTCTATGGATGTACCCGCAGAGGTTATGAGTGTGCCGATTGATGTGCCCGACGACAAAGCCAACAGCACGGGCAGCAAGGGCCTGGGAGAACCCGTGACCATTCCCACGGCCCCGGCAATTGCCAATGCGATTTATCATGCGACGGGCGTGAGGTTCACCGATACGCCCATGTCGCCGCCGAGATTGATTGCAGGCTTGAAAAAGGCAAAGGGGGTGCGCTCATGATGCCTTCTTTCGCGTACATTCGAGCCCGGTCGGTGGACGAGGCCATAAAGCACCTTTCCGCGAGCAACGCGAGGATTCATGCAGGCGGCACAGACCTTCTGGGTTGTGTGCGTGACCGAATCTTTCCAGTGGAGCGGGTCGTCGCGATCCGGGGAATCAAAGGGCTTTCCGGAATCGCTGAGACGCCGGATGGGGTATCCATTGGCAGTCTCACGACAATTGCCGAGATTGCTGCAAGTCCGGTCGTTGCCCGTCTTTTTTCCGGTCTCGCTGTAGCGGCCGGTGAGGTGGCAAGCCCGCAGCTCAGGAATCAGGGCACGCTCGGCGGAAATCTCTGTCAGAAACCGCGCTGCTGGTACTACCGGGGTGAGTTCAACTGCGTGAGAAAAGGCGGCGATACGTGTTTTGCGATGATGGGGGAGAACAAATTTCATTGCGTCCTGGGCGGCGAGAACTGTTACATGGTCCACCCTTCGGATGTGGCCCCTATGCTCATTGCCCTCAATGCATCGGTTGTGGTCAAGGGACCGGATGGTACACGACGGATCGCTGTAGAGGACTTCTACGTAAGCCCTGCCAAGGACCCGACGCGGGAGACGGTGCTCAAACCCCAGGAGGTCGTGACTGAGATCGCGATCCCTAAGGCCCTGCCGCGACATTACAGTTTCTATCGCAAAATCAGGGCGCGCGGTTCCTGGGATTTTGCCCTCGCGGGGGTGGCGCTCGCTATCCAGTTTGATGGGCACCGGGTCGTGAAGGCGCACGTGGCGCTCTCCGGCGCCGCCCCTGTGCCGTGGCGTTCCAAAGAGGTAGAGGAAGTGATAACGGGGAGGAGCCTCGACCGCGCCACCATCGCCAAAGCCCAATCTGTAGTCATGGCACAGGCGAGCCCGATGGAGCAAAACGAGTACAAGGTAGACCTGTTCAAGGCTGCGCTGGAAGAAGAACTTCGGCGTGCTTTAGAGAGGGTGACGTGAGGCGAAGATAAAGCGGGGTGAGATAGAAAAACAAAAAAGGCAGAGGGTCACTCTGCCTCTTTTGTCGTGTGAAGTGGATATATTAGTCGCCCGGCGGATTGGCTGGCGCCGGCGAATTATACCGGTTCAGTACAAAGCCGATTACCTTGTCCTGAGAAATAAGCTCTGTGGCTTTCTTGACATCGTTCACTGACGTGACGCCGGCACGGACCACCATGATGATATAATCAACGAGAGGCACAAAGGCGAGCGCGTCGGCACTTGAGAGAATGGGCGGCACATCGATAAATACATATCGGTCAGGATAACGGTCCTTCATCTCACGGACAAGGTCTGCCATTCTCGTAGAGCCCAAAAGCTCGGTGCTTTCATGAATCAGTCTGCCTCCTGAAATAAGGGTAAGCTTGTCCACACTGGGCCAGGTGATAATCTCCGAGACCGGTCTATTGTCCACAAGGTAATCGCCGAGTCCTTTGTCGCTTTCAAACCCGAGTTGCTTATGAATGCTCTGCTGTCTCAAATCGCCGTCCACTAAAAGCACCGTCTGCTCGAAAAGCTTCGCGAAAGTAAAGGCAAGATTGATTGCGGTCAAGGTCTTGCCTTCGCCAGGCTGTGCGCTCGTAATCATAAATGTATTTCCGCCCTTTTCCTTGGTATACCTGAGTATTTGGGTACGCAGCACTTTGTAAACTTCCGTCTCTTTGGCATAGGGAAAGATTGCGACACAACGGTTATCCGCCAGCGTCCTCATGTCGAGCTTGACCGTTTTCGACGTGGTGTAGTTCGGCGATACGAAGCCCGCCTGCTGCTTTTCTGCGCGGGTGAAATCAGAGGACAGGGCCTCCTGTGTAGGATACCCGACCGGCTTGGGCCCCTGTGCCCCCCTTTTCACTTTGTGAAAGACGTCCTCAAAAAAACCCTTCTTTTTTTCAGCCACTTATTTGCCTCCTTGTCCGAGCATCAGCTATAAGAACCTCTACTAAAATTTCCTCATGATGCGCGCCCACACAATATCGAGGTCCATAACAAAGAAATGAAATGCGATGATGCCCACCACGACCACGACTATTCCGATGATCACTATCCTGTTGCGCAATCTTCTTCGGCGCTCAGTGTCCTTATCTGTCACGATCTCGGGAACGGTGACAAGAACGGGCAGGTTCATCATCTGGAGGGTCCTCGGATCTCTCACTGACTGGTCGTTGAATTCCTGCAGGGAAACCATACCGACCCCTGCCCCAATACCCAAAAAGAGCCCTATCAGGAGGATTGCAGGAACGTTGGGTTTGACCGGCTTTTCCGGCAGCCTTGCTGGGTCGATGATGGTGAAGCGCTCACCGAGTTTTTCTTTTTCCAGGCCCTGCGCCACGTTTGCTTCCATGGTCTTTTTCATGAGGTCATCGACCTTAAGCTGTGTGCTATTGCGTTCCTCGAGGAGCGCCTTGTACGCCTCTTCGACCTTAGGAGAGGCTTCGATTCTCCGGTAATAGTTGTTTCTCGTTTTCTCAAGCTCCTCAATCTGCCGCCTCGTGGCCTCTACCTCTGTCTGCGCGCTCACGAGCTGTGAGGCGAGGTTCACATAGGCTGGATTGTCGGGCTGGTCAAGCGGTGAAAAGACCGTTTTTGAGGGGGCATCGCCATTGGCACCCGGCAACGGGCTCGCTTCAAGACGCTTTTCCAGCTCGGCTATCTGGACCTTTGTTTTTTTCACATCGGGGTGTTTGTCGGAGAATTTGCTCTGCAGGTCCACGAGCTTTGCTTTGAGGTCCTTGAGAAGTTGTCTATCCTGGTTTGCCGCATCTGTGGGGATTGAAACGAGCTGGGACCGGAGGTAGCTCTCCTTTTCTTTGAGGGTGGTCAA is part of the Syntrophorhabdaceae bacterium genome and harbors:
- a CDS encoding xanthine dehydrogenase family protein subunit M, translated to MMPSFAYIRARSVDEAIKHLSASNARIHAGGTDLLGCVRDRIFPVERVVAIRGIKGLSGIAETPDGVSIGSLTTIAEIAASPVVARLFSGLAVAAGEVASPQLRNQGTLGGNLCQKPRCWYYRGEFNCVRKGGDTCFAMMGENKFHCVLGGENCYMVHPSDVAPMLIALNASVVVKGPDGTRRIAVEDFYVSPAKDPTRETVLKPQEVVTEIAIPKALPRHYSFYRKIRARGSWDFALAGVALAIQFDGHRVVKAHVALSGAAPVPWRSKEVEEVITGRSLDRATIAKAQSVVMAQASPMEQNEYKVDLFKAALEEELRRALERVT
- a CDS encoding polysaccharide biosynthesis tyrosine autokinase; translation: MAEKKKGFFEDVFHKVKRGAQGPKPVGYPTQEALSSDFTRAEKQQAGFVSPNYTTSKTVKLDMRTLADNRCVAIFPYAKETEVYKVLRTQILRYTKEKGGNTFMITSAQPGEGKTLTAINLAFTFAKLFEQTVLLVDGDLRQQSIHKQLGFESDKGLGDYLVDNRPVSEIITWPSVDKLTLISGGRLIHESTELLGSTRMADLVREMKDRYPDRYVFIDVPPILSSADALAFVPLVDYIIMVVRAGVTSVNDVKKATELISQDKVIGFVLNRYNSPAPANPPGD
- a CDS encoding molybdopterin cofactor-binding domain-containing protein — protein: EVNTETGEAKILRFVSANDSGRVMDRLTYDNQVIGGITMGIGLAMTEERILDKNQTGKLVNRNWHDYKLPTSMDVPAEVMSVPIDVPDDKANSTGSKGLGEPVTIPTAPAIANAIYHATGVRFTDTPMSPPRLIAGLKKAKGVRS